The following nucleotide sequence is from Aspergillus nidulans FGSC A4 chromosome I.
CACTGCAGCTTTCCCCAACTTCCCACCTGCAGTCTCATGTCTATCTGGCGGAGTATATCGGCGTTCGTCTCCGGAATCCTAACAACTGCTCTAAATCGGAGTGCCATTATCGCTACAGACTCAGGGCAAGAAAGACAGGATGCAACGACCTCCACGAAGCAGGGCATCGACACAATACACTTTCCAGCGAGCCTACAAAGCATGTATTCCTTGTCGACGGAGAAAAGTCAAATGTGAGCCCGAACCCGAGCTTCATCAGCCGTGTAAGCGGTGTCGGAAGATGGATCTGGAGTGCCGGTTTTCATCGAAGCAGCCTTGGTCGAGAAAGAAGCACCCTGGGAAAAAGGGAACTCGAGGTGCCCGCCATGCTTCTTCAGAATACGAACCTCGTGGGATGGAACGTCTTAAAGGTGCAGCTACGGCTACGGGTATGACGGCGATTGATGACGTCCACGAGCCATCACCGTCaaattcagcttcagcatcgGCTTCTGCGGGGTTGGAAGACGGCGAGTGTATCTCAGCGACGGTGTTGCAGAAACAGGTTGCGAGTGGGAACGATGCCATGGATATTCTGTTTGACGCCGCGGCGCATGCGGGCTCGAGTGCGCGTGTTGGCAATGGCCAAGCTACAGCTCTTGATGATTCGAACACCCCCTTTGATATCGGGTCCGAGGATAATGTGCTCCGAGTCTGGGAGGGATGCCGGTTTGTCAAGATGGGCTGGTtcacggcggaggaggcgctGTCGTATACGGACTGGTCAGTTGGCCGCCCCGAAGAAGGCCCTGGTCTAACAGTCTGGCAGGTTCTTTCGTAACCTGGCACCGGTAACGTCTCCCATTCTGACAGACTTCTTCGCAGACCACCATACACACTACTGGCTTATCACTCAAGAACCGGTTCTATGCTGCACAATCCTAATGATATCCGCCCGATATCATACCCTACCCGGCCCCTCTGGGAGCTCCAGGGGATTTTACATCCACAACAGGTTATGGCAGCATTGCCAACATCTCATCTTGCGGATAATGCTCGGGCAAGAGAAACTGTCAAAAGCCAAAACTAGACATATATCGACTATTGAGGCCCTCTTGCTCCTCTCGGAGTGGTATCCCCTGGCTCTACACTTCCCCTTGGAAGCGGACGGGTGGGATTCGGATTGGATGCTGACAACGTTTACCTTGCGAGATCCGCCTTCGACTGCACAGGAATGTCCCATGCAAGACCGTTGGAAGGAGGACGTCGTCGAGCCCACAAGACGGTCAGACCGGATGTCTTGGATGCTCGTGAGCTCAGCACTGGCGCTCGCACACGAGCTTGGCGTGTTCAACCCTAGAGACCATATAACTATGTTAAAACGACAGGGCACAATCGCAGGTCCTGATGTCGAGAATTATCTTCAGGATCTGGAGCTTAGACGCCAGCGCCTTCCGTCGCTGTTGTTTGTGACTACAAACCTGCTCGCTTCCAGGATTGGCTGCACGTCCATTATGCCGGATTATGGCAAGGAGCCGCTCGAAAGCCTTAAGACCGTCGACCCTGATTGGGCGAGATTTATGATTTCGTGGGTGAATTTAACGGGATTGACCCGGAATCTACGAGAAACATTCTTCACCGCGGCTAAGAGTGCTGGCAGCCAGCATATGAATTTCGCATCACTAGAGCAGTGGAAGGCCCAGCTTGCAGCATGGAAAGACGATATCCACGACATTCAGAGTGGGGTTCCTAGGTGTTTGGGCGAATGTAGGCTAATTTATGACAGGCTCTCGCTACAATGATATTCTGCGCATTGAATACCAATACTTAAGAGTTTTCGCCAACTCTCTCGGTGTCCAGGGAATCGTTGCGCGCGTGCTGTCGGACACGCCCTCGCGAGGAATAATTGACACGACGTTCGTCTCTCATGCACGACAACTCAATATGAGTAGGAATGAGTATGAGTTCATCGAAGAAGTAATAGATGGTGCTTGCACAATCCTCTCACATGTAGTTGCTCTTGCTAACCTGCGGTGTCTTCCAATGCGAGTCTTATCCCGCATGATCAGCTCGTCGATATTTCTTTTGAAAGCACTAGCTCTTGGGGTGCGGAAAACCAAACTGGAAGAGTCGCTACACCTCCTCGATGCGGCAGTCGCTTCCCTTCTTTGCAAGCAATTAGACGATATCCACCTTGCTTCGAGATATGCAACGCTCCTCAAGACTCATGTGTCGCGCCTGCGGCAAACATTCACCAGTTCCGGTCGTGTGGATTGTCAAAACACTGAACAAACCAGGGGCGACAATGGCGAGTCAGAGCAGTCACTTGGAACAGCGTTTGGCTTGGACAACAACATGGCTGAGTGGTCGACCCAGACTGACCTTGATAACTGGTTGTCTCTCCCACTAGATCCGTTAATGGCACCATTCGGATACTGGGATGGTGCACCGGCTGATCTGGGACTGGACTCGGATCCCTTAGATTTAGATTTCATTTGGAATCTGCCTCCATGATTTCCGGATCGGGATGCTATACTGCAGTTGATCACTGCATTGCATTGATCAGATGGGGTACATCTGCAGGGTATGACCACGTTTGAGTACGTACTTATCGGCCACCGGCCCCGAGTAGGCGCAGAATATGCGCTTATACTCAATGGGGCTATGCCGTCAACCATTGCATCCGGGCATCAAACAAACATTATTTTCGGACGCTGACTGGACGTCTGGAATGTCGATGACATACGTGGGTAGATTAGATGAAACAATGCTCCAAGAAAGGTTAAACAGGAAATAGAGAGTTAATATTCTTAGACTGTGGCAGTGTCTCGTTTCGATAGACGAAGCAGGGCTTGGAGTGGCAGAGTCCGTCCAACAAAGAAGGCGCTTACAGCGTGTGATGTGACAGGGCGGCGCTATGTGATGGGCACCACATCCCCACGGAACTATCCATCTCTCTAACCAGGCATCGAGCCAACCACGATCGCAGTAAGTGTGAACAGCGCTCGGAACCATGCAGGCCAACTTGCTAGGGCGACACTTCAATCCATCGCCGAGACGATCTTCCGAACAAGAGAGTCGAGCCATTCGGATCTAGCGAGGATGCTTTAATCGCCCCGCAGAGCAGGCGACCGGTAAGAGCCTGAGTCGCTCCTCGATATTGACTTGAGATATTTCCATGTTTTCATCTGTCTCTGTGCTCACTTTCTCACTCGTTTTTGGCCTTTTGGGAATGACAAGAGGCGTATTGAGTTGCAAACGTGGACGTTTTTCACCTAAGCGTCGTATTGAGGTTGTTGCCGTCTTACTGAGCTCTTCCAAATCCTGCTTGTTGCTTGT
It contains:
- a CDS encoding Zn(II)2Cys6 transcription factor (transcript_id=CADANIAT00007685); protein product: MQRPPRSRASTQYTFQRAYKACIPCRRRKVKCEPEPELHQPCKRCRKMDLECRFSSKQPWSRKKHPGKKGTRGARHASSEYEPRGMERLKGAATATGMTAIDDVHEPSPSNSASASASAGLEDGECISATVLQKQVASGNDAMDILFDAAAHAGSSARVGNGQATALDDSNTPFDIGSEDNVLRVWEGCRFVKMGWFTAEEALSYTDWLWQHCQHLILRIMLGQEKLSKAKTRHISTIEALLLLSEWYPLALHFPLEADGWDSDWMLTTFTLRDPPSTAQECPMQDRWKEDVVEPTRRSDRMSWMLVSSALALAHELGVFNPRDHITMLKRQGTIAGPDVENYLQDLELRRQRLPSLLFVTTNLLASRIGCTSIMPDYGKEPLESLKTVDPDWARFMISWVNLTGLTRNLRETFFTAAKSAGSQHMNFASLEQWKAQLAAWKDDIHDIQSSRYNDILRIEYQYLRVFANSLGVQGIVARVLSDTPSRGIIDTTFVSHARQLNMSRNEYEFIEEVIDGACTILSHVVALANLRCLPMRVLSRMISSSIFLLKALALGVRKTKLEESLHLLDAAVASLLCKQLDDIHLASRYATLLKTHVSRLRQTFTSSGRVDCQNTEQTRGDNGESEQSLGTAFGLDNNMAEWSTQTDLDNWLSLPLDPLMAPFGYWDGAPADLGLDSDPLDLDFIWNLPP